The proteins below are encoded in one region of Synchiropus splendidus isolate RoL2022-P1 chromosome 13, RoL_Sspl_1.0, whole genome shotgun sequence:
- the onecut3b gene encoding hepatocyte nuclear factor 6 isoform X2, with translation MELTMDNLHSVSSHSQVGDLMSSPHARPSPSPSTSSRNLASHAPGTRSAMVSGMASILEGSSGDYRTDPSALSGHLHPSISMCDTGMSLSNTYTTLTPLQHLPPISTVSEKFHHPHSHHHAAAHQRLSAGNVSGSFTLMRDDHRGLASMGNLYNHYPKEMSGMGHGSLSPLSSGLGSLHNPQQPPLSSYGPGPHLSTDAKMLSPVSGFESHASMLSRSDQEHLARSLGGHGHSMISNLNGMHHHHPHSHLHSQPSSAVMLGERDRHGHGSGHGVSGSGIQAEEINTKEVAQRITAELKRYSIPQAIFAQRILSRSQGTLSDLLRNPKPWSKLKSGRETFRRMWKWLQEPEFQRMSALRLAVVRPGRERARLTAHRARSQPSVPAPTSSSTVRM, from the coding sequence ATGGAGCTCACCATGGACAATCTCCACAGCGTCTCCTCGCACTCCCAGGTCGGGGACCTGATGAGTTCTCCACACGCCCGGCCGTCGCCGTCTCCCAGCACCTCCTCCCGGAATCTGGCGTCGCACGCCCCCGGCACGCGCTCGGCCATGGTGTCCGGGATGGCGTCCATCCTGGAAGGCTCCAGCGGGGACTACCGGACTGACCCGTCCGCGCTGTCCGGACACTTGCACCCGTCGATCAGCATGTGCGACACCGGGATGAGCCTTAGCAACACTTACACCACCCTGACCCCCCTCCAGCATCTACCTCCAATATCCACGGTCTCGGAGAAGTTCCACCACCCGCACTCGCACCACCACGCTGCCGCGCACCAGCGACTCTCCGCCGGGAACGTCAGCGGCAGCTTCACGCTGATGCGGGACGACCACCGGGGTCTCGCCTCCATGGGAAACCTATACAATCACTACCCGAAGGAGATGTCCGGCATGGGCCACGGCTCGCTGTCCCCGCTCTCCAGCGGACTGGGATCTTTGCACAACCCGCAGCAGCCTCCGCTCTCCTCCTACGGTCCAGGTCCGCATCTCTCCACCGACGCCAAAATGCTGTCCCCGGTGTCGGGGTTCGAGTCGCACGCCTCCATGCTGTCCCGCAGCGACCAAGAACACTTGGCGAGAAGTTTAGGAGGTCACGGCCACAGCATGATCTCCAACCTGAACGGGatgcaccaccaccacccgcaCTCCCACCTCCACTCTCAGCCGAGCAGCGCGGTGATGCTGGGTGAGCGGGACAGACACGGGCACGGGTCGGGCCACGGGGTATCAGGGTCCGGCATCCAGGCTGAGGAGATAAACACCAAAGAAGTGGCTCAGAGGATAACAGCCGAGTTAAAGCGATACTCCATCCCGCAGGCCATATTTGCCCAGAGGATCTTGAGTAGGTCACAAGGAACTTTGTCGGACCTGCTGCGCAACCCCAAACCCTGGAGTAAACTCAAGTCGGGCCGGGAGACCTTCAGGAGAATGTGGAAGTGGCTGCAGGAGCCCGAGTTCCAGAGGATGTCGGCACTGAGGCTGGCAG
- the tcf3a gene encoding transcription factor 3a isoform X1 encodes MAAVGTDKELSDLLDFTAMFELPVANGKNGPTTLASSQFGGSGVNVDERSGSSPWGQGEQNPPSFGQGRGYGEEGIYNEQGGVATTPMFGSGIVGKAERGPYFANQPGFMPNEMPMPSPDALSPSGLKPNSQFYSSYEGSIARRRPTQDPVETHPKKIRKVPPGLPSSVYASASGEEFSRDAAGYPASKGGNIYPPPFYLQEGLHPPPDSWGSAGSMVQPGYPPMLGNHLNQHGPFTAINPQDRLKRQPLPLSPQNYPLHGSEVNGFHSSSSSFGVSSHTPPIAASDTIMGNRAGVPGSSGDEIGKALASIYPSDPNSNGYSPSPSTPSGSPQAVSGSGSQWTRSSGQATPSPNYQTMPNKLEDRLDEAINVLQRHASGQGAPGMEEMHSLLSSGLGLPPGFASSAIGLAGRLPGLVASHHEDSAGLPSSGGLVHGHHNAGSQPEGFTNLASGLTRASGADIKREEKDDEENCSVTDKSEDENKDIKGSHRSSLNDEDDDEDLPVEVKAGREKVRRMANNARERLRVRDINEAFKELGRMCQLHLSYEKPQTKLGVLQQAVNVILNLEQQVRERNLNPKSACLKRREEEKVSGVDPQMQLSGGHAGLGGGGHNPGSHM; translated from the exons ATGGCTGCAGTGGGAACAGACAAGGAGCTCAGCGACTTGCTGGATTTTACCGCG atgTTTGAGCTACCGGTTGCAAATGGAAAGAATGGGCCAACAACTCTTGCCAGCAGCCAGTTTGGAGGTTCTG GCGTAAATGTTGATGAAAGGAGTGGCTCCAGTCCCTGGGGGCAAGGAGAACAGAACCCCCCATCATTTGGTCAGGGACGG GGCTATGGTGAAGAAGGAATTTACAATGAGCAAGGGGGCGTTGCCACCACTCCCATGTTTGGATCAGGAATTGTCG GGAAGGCAGAACGAGGGCCTTATTTTGCAAATCAG CCGGGCTTCATGCCCAATGAGATGCCAATGCCCAGTCCTGATGCCCTTTCCCCATCTGGCCTGAAGCCCAATTCCCAGTTTTATTCCTCCTATGAGGGGAGCATCGCTCGTAGGAGGCCCACACAAGACCCAGTTG AAACGCATCCAAAAAAGATCAGGAAGGTTCCTCCAGGTCTGCCCTCTTCG GTTTATGCATCAGCCTCAGGAGAGGAGTTTAGCAGGGACGCTGCTGGCTATCCGGCCTCCAAAGGAGGAAACATCTACCCACCACCGTTCTACTTGCAAG AAGGCCTCCACCCACCCCCAGACTCGTGGGGCTCTGCCGGGTCAATGGTCCAGCCTGGTTACCCTCCTATGCTGGGAAACCATCTAAATCAGCATGGGCCCTTTACTGCCATCAACCCTCAAGACCGACTG AAAAGACAGCCACTACCCCTCTCGCCTCAAAACTACCCCCTGCATGGCAGTGAGGTCAATGGTTTCCATTCAAGCTCCAGCAGCTTCGGAGTGTCCAGCCACACCCCCCCTATTGCCGCCAGTGACACCATTATGG GTAATCGAGCCGGGGTACCTGGAAGTTCTGGCGATGAGATTGGAAAAGCACTGGCGTCT atttaTCCCTCTGACCCGAACAGTAATGGCTACTCTCCTTCTCCGTCTACCCCATCTGGGTCTCCGCAAGCAGTGTCAG GCTCTGGATCCCAGTGGACCCGCTCCTCTGGTCAGGCCACGCCATCGCCCAACTATCAGACAATG CCTAATAAACTGGAGGACCGTCTGGATGAAGCCATCAATGTTCTTCAGCGTCATGCCAGCGGGCAGGGAGCACCAGGAATGGAGGAGATGCACAGTCTGCTCTCATCTGGCTTGGGTTTGCCTCCAGGTTTTGCCAGTTCAGCAATTGGACTGGCCGGTCGCCTGCCTGGACTG GTCGCCAGTCACCACGAAGATTCAGCTGgtctgccctctagtggaggACTTGTGCATGGCCACCATAACGCGGGCTCGCAGCCTGAAGGTTTCACCA ACTTGGCCAGTGGCCTAACTCGTGCCAGCGGTGCTGACATCAAACGGGAGGAGAAGGATGACGAGGAAAACTGCTCAGTGACAGACAAGTCTGAAGACGAGAACAAGGACATAAAAGGCTCTCATCGATCAAG CCtgaatgatgaggatgatgacgaAGATCTTCCAGTGGAGGTTAAGGCTGGGCGGGAGAAAGTGCGGAGGATGGCAAACAACGCTCGCGAACGACTTCGCGTGCGGGACATCAACGAGGCTTTTAAGGAGCTGGGCCGCATGTGTCAGCTCCATCTGAGCTATGAGAAACCGCAGACCAAATTGGGCGTTCTGCAACAGGCCGTTAATGTTATTCTCAACCTGGAGCAGCAAGTTCGAG AGCGTAACTTGAACCCAAAGTCTGCTTGTCtcaagagaagagaggaggagaaagtgtCCGGTGTGGACCCCCAGATGCAACTGAGCGGGGGTCACGCTGGTCTAGGAGGCGGTGGACACAACCCCGGGAGCCACATGTAA
- the tcf3a gene encoding transcription factor 3a isoform X2, which translates to MFELPVANGKNGPTTLASSQFGGSGVNVDERSGSSPWGQGEQNPPSFGQGRGYGEEGIYNEQGGVATTPMFGSGIVGKAERGPYFANQPGFMPNEMPMPSPDALSPSGLKPNSQFYSSYEGSIARRRPTQDPVETHPKKIRKVPPGLPSSVYASASGEEFSRDAAGYPASKGGNIYPPPFYLQEGLHPPPDSWGSAGSMVQPGYPPMLGNHLNQHGPFTAINPQDRLKRQPLPLSPQNYPLHGSEVNGFHSSSSSFGVSSHTPPIAASDTIMGNRAGVPGSSGDEIGKALASIYPSDPNSNGYSPSPSTPSGSPQAVSGSGSQWTRSSGQATPSPNYQTMPNKLEDRLDEAINVLQRHASGQGAPGMEEMHSLLSSGLGLPPGFASSAIGLAGRLPGLVASHHEDSAGLPSSGGLVHGHHNAGSQPEGFTNLASGLTRASGADIKREEKDDEENCSVTDKSEDENKDIKGSHRSSLNDEDDDEDLPVEVKAGREKVRRMANNARERLRVRDINEAFKELGRMCQLHLSYEKPQTKLGVLQQAVNVILNLEQQVRERNLNPKSACLKRREEEKVSGVDPQMQLSGGHAGLGGGGHNPGSHM; encoded by the exons atgTTTGAGCTACCGGTTGCAAATGGAAAGAATGGGCCAACAACTCTTGCCAGCAGCCAGTTTGGAGGTTCTG GCGTAAATGTTGATGAAAGGAGTGGCTCCAGTCCCTGGGGGCAAGGAGAACAGAACCCCCCATCATTTGGTCAGGGACGG GGCTATGGTGAAGAAGGAATTTACAATGAGCAAGGGGGCGTTGCCACCACTCCCATGTTTGGATCAGGAATTGTCG GGAAGGCAGAACGAGGGCCTTATTTTGCAAATCAG CCGGGCTTCATGCCCAATGAGATGCCAATGCCCAGTCCTGATGCCCTTTCCCCATCTGGCCTGAAGCCCAATTCCCAGTTTTATTCCTCCTATGAGGGGAGCATCGCTCGTAGGAGGCCCACACAAGACCCAGTTG AAACGCATCCAAAAAAGATCAGGAAGGTTCCTCCAGGTCTGCCCTCTTCG GTTTATGCATCAGCCTCAGGAGAGGAGTTTAGCAGGGACGCTGCTGGCTATCCGGCCTCCAAAGGAGGAAACATCTACCCACCACCGTTCTACTTGCAAG AAGGCCTCCACCCACCCCCAGACTCGTGGGGCTCTGCCGGGTCAATGGTCCAGCCTGGTTACCCTCCTATGCTGGGAAACCATCTAAATCAGCATGGGCCCTTTACTGCCATCAACCCTCAAGACCGACTG AAAAGACAGCCACTACCCCTCTCGCCTCAAAACTACCCCCTGCATGGCAGTGAGGTCAATGGTTTCCATTCAAGCTCCAGCAGCTTCGGAGTGTCCAGCCACACCCCCCCTATTGCCGCCAGTGACACCATTATGG GTAATCGAGCCGGGGTACCTGGAAGTTCTGGCGATGAGATTGGAAAAGCACTGGCGTCT atttaTCCCTCTGACCCGAACAGTAATGGCTACTCTCCTTCTCCGTCTACCCCATCTGGGTCTCCGCAAGCAGTGTCAG GCTCTGGATCCCAGTGGACCCGCTCCTCTGGTCAGGCCACGCCATCGCCCAACTATCAGACAATG CCTAATAAACTGGAGGACCGTCTGGATGAAGCCATCAATGTTCTTCAGCGTCATGCCAGCGGGCAGGGAGCACCAGGAATGGAGGAGATGCACAGTCTGCTCTCATCTGGCTTGGGTTTGCCTCCAGGTTTTGCCAGTTCAGCAATTGGACTGGCCGGTCGCCTGCCTGGACTG GTCGCCAGTCACCACGAAGATTCAGCTGgtctgccctctagtggaggACTTGTGCATGGCCACCATAACGCGGGCTCGCAGCCTGAAGGTTTCACCA ACTTGGCCAGTGGCCTAACTCGTGCCAGCGGTGCTGACATCAAACGGGAGGAGAAGGATGACGAGGAAAACTGCTCAGTGACAGACAAGTCTGAAGACGAGAACAAGGACATAAAAGGCTCTCATCGATCAAG CCtgaatgatgaggatgatgacgaAGATCTTCCAGTGGAGGTTAAGGCTGGGCGGGAGAAAGTGCGGAGGATGGCAAACAACGCTCGCGAACGACTTCGCGTGCGGGACATCAACGAGGCTTTTAAGGAGCTGGGCCGCATGTGTCAGCTCCATCTGAGCTATGAGAAACCGCAGACCAAATTGGGCGTTCTGCAACAGGCCGTTAATGTTATTCTCAACCTGGAGCAGCAAGTTCGAG AGCGTAACTTGAACCCAAAGTCTGCTTGTCtcaagagaagagaggaggagaaagtgtCCGGTGTGGACCCCCAGATGCAACTGAGCGGGGGTCACGCTGGTCTAGGAGGCGGTGGACACAACCCCGGGAGCCACATGTAA